In a genomic window of Pangasianodon hypophthalmus isolate fPanHyp1 chromosome 1, fPanHyp1.pri, whole genome shotgun sequence:
- the rap1gapl gene encoding rap1 GTPase-activating protein 1 isoform X3 — MEGSTGSSVTVRAGKTQHTPSVHSKLADFHSLLVLIHEIFILFYSSRPETLGHSILDILDSPSNESKPFVPANPNQKVTELFEIIEKLQGSRLDEQRCEFPPPFKSRLLKIGDGLPLILPPKSGGYWIDPPLDRHVETSPTSSSPSFGLETYDIMERDSEAKIYQEFFRHRYHHSFTAVDPSLGPLVLSVCLEEEENRLRVILRMNECSLHATFSVFLFQNFPTAVELAKMLCASVSVSCFEVVSYLKAPELITAFDEHRVSQNFKFGVLYQKEGQLTEEDILSNNEESEEFKHFLSILGQTVKLRGFTGFRGGLDVSHGQTGSEAVFTSFHGREIMFHVSTKLPFTDGDTQQLQRKRHIGNDIVAVVYQEGRTPFLCDVISSHFLHCFIAVRRVKRENGADGGDGGAFQVSITAREDVPPFGPPLPNPPIFTEGSVFREFLLTKLINAEISCYRAERFSKLELRTRSSLLEALRSELSSRSQCMMGNSAPPTSTVAPPPEGGGGFIENFKRAIRVRSHSFDTLGVVKKTGGQKQRVKHTHTHTHTHIHTDTHTRINHSGLPSQSIVFFFISEVSVRLQVGGLSILCGFIPTPKPDPTPDPTPKPDPTPDPTPKPDPTPKPDPTPDPTPKPDPTPKPDPTPTPDPTPTPDPTPDPTPDPTPKPDTQNSSLNCSTPSQSCTLFMMIYSI; from the exons ATGGAGG GATCGACAGGTTCATCAGTGACAGTGAGAGCAggtaaaacacaacacacaccttctgTTCATTCTAAACTCGCTGACTTTCATTCACTGTTAGTTTTAATTCatgaaattttcattttattttattcgaGTCGTCCTGAGACTCTTGGCCACAGCATTCTGGATATTTTAGACTCTCCATCTAATGAAAGCAAACCTTTCGTCCCTGCAAACCCCAACCAGAAG GTGACGGAGCTGTTCGAGATTATTGAAAAGCTGCAG GGCAGCAGATTAGATGAGCAGCGCTGTGAGTTTCCTCCACCTTTTAAA TCGCGGCTGTTGAAGATAGGAGACGGGCTTCCCCTCATTCTGCCCCCTAAGTCTGGAGGCTACTGGATCGACCCTCCCTTGGACAGACATGTTGAGACGAGTCCCACGTCCTCGAGTCCCTCGTTCGGCCTCGAGACCTACGACATcatggagagagacagcgagGCCAAAATCTACCAGGAGTTTTTCAGACACAGG TACCATCACTCGTTCACTGCAGTCGATCCCTCACTCGGGCCACTCgttctctccgtctgtctggaggaggaggagaaccGACTGAGGGTCATTCTCAG GATGAACGAGTGCTCTCTGCACGCGACCTTCTCCGTCTTTCTCTTCCAGAACTTTCCCACAGCTGTAGAGCTCGCAAAG ATGCTGTGTGCCAGCGTGAGCGTGTCCTGTTTCGAAGTGGTCAGCTACCTGAAg gctccAGAGCTGATAACAGCATTTGATGAACACAGAGTGTCTCAAAACTTCAAATTTGGGGTTTTATATCAGAAGGAAGGACAA ttaaCAGAGGAGGACATTCTCAGCAATAATGAGGAGAGTGAGGAGTTTAAACATTTCCTGTCTATTCTGGGACAAACTGTTAAACTGCGAGGATTCACAGg CTTCAGAGGGGGTCTGGATGTGTCACAtggccaaacaggaagtgaggcggTGTTTACTTCCTTTCACGGCCGAGAGATCATGTTCCACGTATCAACTAAACTGCCCTTTACAGACGGAGATACACAGCAG CTCCAGAGGAAGCGTCACATCGGAAACGACATCGTGGCCGTGGTGTACCAGGAAGGCAGGACGCCGTTTCTCTGTGATGTCATCAGCTCACACTTCCTGCACTGCTTCATCGCTGTGAGGAGGGTAAAACGAGAAAACGGGGCAGACGGAGGGGACGGGGGGGCGTTTCAG gtgtccATCACAGCCAGGGAGGATGTGCCCCCGTTTGGCCCGCCTCTTCCAAACCCTCCCATATTTACAGAG GGTTCCGTGTTCCGGGAGTTTCTCCTGACCAAACTGATCAACGCAGAGATTTCGTGTTACAGAGCCGAGCGTTTCAGTAAACTGGAG CTGCGCACTCGCTCCTCTCTGCTGGAGGCGCTGAGGTCTGAGCTGTCCTCACGCTCCCAGTGCATGATGGGAAACTCAGCACCGCCCACCAGCACAGTGGCCCCGCCTCCAGAGGGGGGAGGAGGATTCATTGAAAACTTTAAA AGAGCTATAAGAGTGCGCAGTCACTCTTTTGACACGTTGGGAGTTGTGAAGAAGACAGGAGGCCAGAAACAacgtgtaaaacacacacacacacacacacacacacacatacacacagacacacacacgcgtataAATCACTCAGGGTTGCCAAGTCAGtccattgtctttttttttatatcagagGTGAGTGTGCGTCTGCAGGTTGGGGGTTTGAGTATTTTGTGTGGATTCATTCCAACACCAAAACCAGATCCAACTCCAGATCCAACTCCAAAACCAGATCCAACTCCAGATCCAACTCCAAAACCAGATCCAACACCAAAACCAGATCCAACTCCAGATCCAACACCAAAACCAGATCCAACACCAAAACCAGATCCAACACCAACTCCAGATCCAACTCCAACACCAGATCCAACACCAGATCCAACTCCAGATCCAACACCAAAACCAGACACACAGAACTCCTCACTGAACTGCTCGACTCCTTCTCAGAGCTGCACCTTATTTatgatgatatacagtatataa
- the rap1gapl gene encoding rap1 GTPase-activating protein 1 isoform X5 produces the protein MEGSTGSSVTVRAGKTQHTPSVHSKLADFHSLLVLIHEIFILFYSSRPETLGHSILDILDSPSNESKPFVPANPNQKVTELFEIIEKLQGSRLDEQRCEFPPPFKSRLLKIGDGLPLILPPKSGGYWIDPPLDRHVETSPTSSSPSFGLETYDIMERDSEAKIYQEFFRHRYHHSFTAVDPSLGPLVLSVCLEEEENRLRVILRMNECSLHATFSVFLFQNFPTAVELAKMLCASVSVSCFEVVSYLKAPELITAFDEHRVSQNFKFGVLYQKEGQLTEEDILSNNEESEEFKHFLSILGQTVKLRGFTGFRGGLDVSHGQTGSEAVFTSFHGREIMFHVSTKLPFTDGDTQQVEQKQTNEHVLGHAHSGVMMTCVQLQRKRHIGNDIVAVVYQEGRTPFLCDVISSHFLHCFIAVRRVKRENGADGGDGGAFQVSITAREDVPPFGPPLPNPPIFTEGSVFREFLLTKLINAEISCYRAERFSKLELRTRSSLLEALRSELSSRSQCMMGNSAPPTSTVAPPPEGGGGFIENFKSCPFLLLTLSICLSLFPSVSPSSLPLFLAFSLTLFLSVCLFHRLSLLICLSSPLYVHHSIRLSNSCLPLFLAFYLSLFLSVSLSLCLSCREL, from the exons ATGGAGG GATCGACAGGTTCATCAGTGACAGTGAGAGCAggtaaaacacaacacacaccttctgTTCATTCTAAACTCGCTGACTTTCATTCACTGTTAGTTTTAATTCatgaaattttcattttattttattcgaGTCGTCCTGAGACTCTTGGCCACAGCATTCTGGATATTTTAGACTCTCCATCTAATGAAAGCAAACCTTTCGTCCCTGCAAACCCCAACCAGAAG GTGACGGAGCTGTTCGAGATTATTGAAAAGCTGCAG GGCAGCAGATTAGATGAGCAGCGCTGTGAGTTTCCTCCACCTTTTAAA TCGCGGCTGTTGAAGATAGGAGACGGGCTTCCCCTCATTCTGCCCCCTAAGTCTGGAGGCTACTGGATCGACCCTCCCTTGGACAGACATGTTGAGACGAGTCCCACGTCCTCGAGTCCCTCGTTCGGCCTCGAGACCTACGACATcatggagagagacagcgagGCCAAAATCTACCAGGAGTTTTTCAGACACAGG TACCATCACTCGTTCACTGCAGTCGATCCCTCACTCGGGCCACTCgttctctccgtctgtctggaggaggaggagaaccGACTGAGGGTCATTCTCAG GATGAACGAGTGCTCTCTGCACGCGACCTTCTCCGTCTTTCTCTTCCAGAACTTTCCCACAGCTGTAGAGCTCGCAAAG ATGCTGTGTGCCAGCGTGAGCGTGTCCTGTTTCGAAGTGGTCAGCTACCTGAAg gctccAGAGCTGATAACAGCATTTGATGAACACAGAGTGTCTCAAAACTTCAAATTTGGGGTTTTATATCAGAAGGAAGGACAA ttaaCAGAGGAGGACATTCTCAGCAATAATGAGGAGAGTGAGGAGTTTAAACATTTCCTGTCTATTCTGGGACAAACTGTTAAACTGCGAGGATTCACAGg CTTCAGAGGGGGTCTGGATGTGTCACAtggccaaacaggaagtgaggcggTGTTTACTTCCTTTCACGGCCGAGAGATCATGTTCCACGTATCAACTAAACTGCCCTTTACAGACGGAGATACACAGCAGgtagagcaaaaacaaacaaacgaacatgttttgggacacgcccacagtggagtgatgatgaCGTGTGTTCAGCTCCAGAGGAAGCGTCACATCGGAAACGACATCGTGGCCGTGGTGTACCAGGAAGGCAGGACGCCGTTTCTCTGTGATGTCATCAGCTCACACTTCCTGCACTGCTTCATCGCTGTGAGGAGGGTAAAACGAGAAAACGGGGCAGACGGAGGGGACGGGGGGGCGTTTCAG gtgtccATCACAGCCAGGGAGGATGTGCCCCCGTTTGGCCCGCCTCTTCCAAACCCTCCCATATTTACAGAG GGTTCCGTGTTCCGGGAGTTTCTCCTGACCAAACTGATCAACGCAGAGATTTCGTGTTACAGAGCCGAGCGTTTCAGTAAACTGGAG CTGCGCACTCGCTCCTCTCTGCTGGAGGCGCTGAGGTCTGAGCTGTCCTCACGCTCCCAGTGCATGATGGGAAACTCAGCACCGCCCACCAGCACAGTGGCCCCGCCTCCAGAGGGGGGAGGAGGATTCATTGAAAACTTTAAA tCATGTCCATTTCTCCTCCTtactctttctatctgtctttccctctttccttctgtctctccctccagTCTGCCTCTCTTCCTTGCCTTCAGTCTgactctcttcctgtctgtctgcctctttcatcgtctgtctctgctcatctgtctgtccTCCCCACTATATGTCCATCACTCCATCCGTCTCTCTAACTCCTGTCTGCCTCTCTTCCTTGccttctatctgtctctcttcctgtctgtctctctctctctctgtctctcctgtaGAGAGCTATAA
- the rap1gapl gene encoding rap1 GTPase-activating protein 1 isoform X2: MMERRSDSSFSRKRSFTFGAYGGIDRFISDSESSRPETLGHSILDILDSPSNESKPFVPANPNQKVTELFEIIEKLQGSRLDEQRCEFPPPFKSRLLKIGDGLPLILPPKSGGYWIDPPLDRHVETSPTSSSPSFGLETYDIMERDSEAKIYQEFFRHRYHHSFTAVDPSLGPLVLSVCLEEEENRLRVILRMNECSLHATFSVFLFQNFPTAVELAKMLCASVSVSCFEVVSYLKAPELITAFDEHRVSQNFKFGVLYQKEGQLTEEDILSNNEESEEFKHFLSILGQTVKLRGFTGFRGGLDVSHGQTGSEAVFTSFHGREIMFHVSTKLPFTDGDTQQVEQKQTNEHVLGHAHSGVMMTCVQLQRKRHIGNDIVAVVYQEGRTPFLCDVISSHFLHCFIAVRRVKRENGADGGDGGAFQVSITAREDVPPFGPPLPNPPIFTEGSVFREFLLTKLINAEISCYRAERFSKLELRTRSSLLEALRSELSSRSQCMMGNSAPPTSTVAPPPEGGGGFIENFKRAIRVRSHSFDTLGVVKKTGGQKQRVKHTHTHTHTHIHTDTHTRINHSGLPSQSIVFFFISEVSVRLQVGGLSILCGFIPTPKPDPTPDPTPKPDPTPDPTPKPDPTPKPDPTPDPTPKPDPTPKPDPTPTPDPTPTPDPTPDPTPDPTPKPDTQNSSLNCSTPSQSCTLFMMIYSI; this comes from the exons ATGATGGAGAGACGGAGCGACTCGTCTTTCTCCCGGAAGAGGAGTTTTACATTTGGAGCGTATGGAGG GATCGACAGGTTCATCAGTGACAGTGAGAGCAg TCGTCCTGAGACTCTTGGCCACAGCATTCTGGATATTTTAGACTCTCCATCTAATGAAAGCAAACCTTTCGTCCCTGCAAACCCCAACCAGAAG GTGACGGAGCTGTTCGAGATTATTGAAAAGCTGCAG GGCAGCAGATTAGATGAGCAGCGCTGTGAGTTTCCTCCACCTTTTAAA TCGCGGCTGTTGAAGATAGGAGACGGGCTTCCCCTCATTCTGCCCCCTAAGTCTGGAGGCTACTGGATCGACCCTCCCTTGGACAGACATGTTGAGACGAGTCCCACGTCCTCGAGTCCCTCGTTCGGCCTCGAGACCTACGACATcatggagagagacagcgagGCCAAAATCTACCAGGAGTTTTTCAGACACAGG TACCATCACTCGTTCACTGCAGTCGATCCCTCACTCGGGCCACTCgttctctccgtctgtctggaggaggaggagaaccGACTGAGGGTCATTCTCAG GATGAACGAGTGCTCTCTGCACGCGACCTTCTCCGTCTTTCTCTTCCAGAACTTTCCCACAGCTGTAGAGCTCGCAAAG ATGCTGTGTGCCAGCGTGAGCGTGTCCTGTTTCGAAGTGGTCAGCTACCTGAAg gctccAGAGCTGATAACAGCATTTGATGAACACAGAGTGTCTCAAAACTTCAAATTTGGGGTTTTATATCAGAAGGAAGGACAA ttaaCAGAGGAGGACATTCTCAGCAATAATGAGGAGAGTGAGGAGTTTAAACATTTCCTGTCTATTCTGGGACAAACTGTTAAACTGCGAGGATTCACAGg CTTCAGAGGGGGTCTGGATGTGTCACAtggccaaacaggaagtgaggcggTGTTTACTTCCTTTCACGGCCGAGAGATCATGTTCCACGTATCAACTAAACTGCCCTTTACAGACGGAGATACACAGCAGgtagagcaaaaacaaacaaacgaacatgttttgggacacgcccacagtggagtgatgatgaCGTGTGTTCAGCTCCAGAGGAAGCGTCACATCGGAAACGACATCGTGGCCGTGGTGTACCAGGAAGGCAGGACGCCGTTTCTCTGTGATGTCATCAGCTCACACTTCCTGCACTGCTTCATCGCTGTGAGGAGGGTAAAACGAGAAAACGGGGCAGACGGAGGGGACGGGGGGGCGTTTCAG gtgtccATCACAGCCAGGGAGGATGTGCCCCCGTTTGGCCCGCCTCTTCCAAACCCTCCCATATTTACAGAG GGTTCCGTGTTCCGGGAGTTTCTCCTGACCAAACTGATCAACGCAGAGATTTCGTGTTACAGAGCCGAGCGTTTCAGTAAACTGGAG CTGCGCACTCGCTCCTCTCTGCTGGAGGCGCTGAGGTCTGAGCTGTCCTCACGCTCCCAGTGCATGATGGGAAACTCAGCACCGCCCACCAGCACAGTGGCCCCGCCTCCAGAGGGGGGAGGAGGATTCATTGAAAACTTTAAA AGAGCTATAAGAGTGCGCAGTCACTCTTTTGACACGTTGGGAGTTGTGAAGAAGACAGGAGGCCAGAAACAacgtgtaaaacacacacacacacacacacacacacacatacacacagacacacacacgcgtataAATCACTCAGGGTTGCCAAGTCAGtccattgtctttttttttatatcagagGTGAGTGTGCGTCTGCAGGTTGGGGGTTTGAGTATTTTGTGTGGATTCATTCCAACACCAAAACCAGATCCAACTCCAGATCCAACTCCAAAACCAGATCCAACTCCAGATCCAACTCCAAAACCAGATCCAACACCAAAACCAGATCCAACTCCAGATCCAACACCAAAACCAGATCCAACACCAAAACCAGATCCAACACCAACTCCAGATCCAACTCCAACACCAGATCCAACACCAGATCCAACTCCAGATCCAACACCAAAACCAGACACACAGAACTCCTCACTGAACTGCTCGACTCCTTCTCAGAGCTGCACCTTATTTatgatgatatacagtatataa
- the rap1gapl gene encoding rap1 GTPase-activating protein 1 isoform X1, with amino-acid sequence MEGSTGSSVTVRAGKTQHTPSVHSKLADFHSLLVLIHEIFILFYSSRPETLGHSILDILDSPSNESKPFVPANPNQKVTELFEIIEKLQGSRLDEQRCEFPPPFKSRLLKIGDGLPLILPPKSGGYWIDPPLDRHVETSPTSSSPSFGLETYDIMERDSEAKIYQEFFRHRYHHSFTAVDPSLGPLVLSVCLEEEENRLRVILRMNECSLHATFSVFLFQNFPTAVELAKMLCASVSVSCFEVVSYLKAPELITAFDEHRVSQNFKFGVLYQKEGQLTEEDILSNNEESEEFKHFLSILGQTVKLRGFTGFRGGLDVSHGQTGSEAVFTSFHGREIMFHVSTKLPFTDGDTQQVEQKQTNEHVLGHAHSGVMMTCVQLQRKRHIGNDIVAVVYQEGRTPFLCDVISSHFLHCFIAVRRVKRENGADGGDGGAFQVSITAREDVPPFGPPLPNPPIFTEGSVFREFLLTKLINAEISCYRAERFSKLELRTRSSLLEALRSELSSRSQCMMGNSAPPTSTVAPPPEGGGGFIENFKRAIRVRSHSFDTLGVVKKTGGQKQRVKHTHTHTHTHIHTDTHTRINHSGLPSQSIVFFFISEVSVRLQVGGLSILCGFIPTPKPDPTPDPTPKPDPTPDPTPKPDPTPKPDPTPDPTPKPDPTPKPDPTPTPDPTPTPDPTPDPTPDPTPKPDTQNSSLNCSTPSQSCTLFMMIYSI; translated from the exons ATGGAGG GATCGACAGGTTCATCAGTGACAGTGAGAGCAggtaaaacacaacacacaccttctgTTCATTCTAAACTCGCTGACTTTCATTCACTGTTAGTTTTAATTCatgaaattttcattttattttattcgaGTCGTCCTGAGACTCTTGGCCACAGCATTCTGGATATTTTAGACTCTCCATCTAATGAAAGCAAACCTTTCGTCCCTGCAAACCCCAACCAGAAG GTGACGGAGCTGTTCGAGATTATTGAAAAGCTGCAG GGCAGCAGATTAGATGAGCAGCGCTGTGAGTTTCCTCCACCTTTTAAA TCGCGGCTGTTGAAGATAGGAGACGGGCTTCCCCTCATTCTGCCCCCTAAGTCTGGAGGCTACTGGATCGACCCTCCCTTGGACAGACATGTTGAGACGAGTCCCACGTCCTCGAGTCCCTCGTTCGGCCTCGAGACCTACGACATcatggagagagacagcgagGCCAAAATCTACCAGGAGTTTTTCAGACACAGG TACCATCACTCGTTCACTGCAGTCGATCCCTCACTCGGGCCACTCgttctctccgtctgtctggaggaggaggagaaccGACTGAGGGTCATTCTCAG GATGAACGAGTGCTCTCTGCACGCGACCTTCTCCGTCTTTCTCTTCCAGAACTTTCCCACAGCTGTAGAGCTCGCAAAG ATGCTGTGTGCCAGCGTGAGCGTGTCCTGTTTCGAAGTGGTCAGCTACCTGAAg gctccAGAGCTGATAACAGCATTTGATGAACACAGAGTGTCTCAAAACTTCAAATTTGGGGTTTTATATCAGAAGGAAGGACAA ttaaCAGAGGAGGACATTCTCAGCAATAATGAGGAGAGTGAGGAGTTTAAACATTTCCTGTCTATTCTGGGACAAACTGTTAAACTGCGAGGATTCACAGg CTTCAGAGGGGGTCTGGATGTGTCACAtggccaaacaggaagtgaggcggTGTTTACTTCCTTTCACGGCCGAGAGATCATGTTCCACGTATCAACTAAACTGCCCTTTACAGACGGAGATACACAGCAGgtagagcaaaaacaaacaaacgaacatgttttgggacacgcccacagtggagtgatgatgaCGTGTGTTCAGCTCCAGAGGAAGCGTCACATCGGAAACGACATCGTGGCCGTGGTGTACCAGGAAGGCAGGACGCCGTTTCTCTGTGATGTCATCAGCTCACACTTCCTGCACTGCTTCATCGCTGTGAGGAGGGTAAAACGAGAAAACGGGGCAGACGGAGGGGACGGGGGGGCGTTTCAG gtgtccATCACAGCCAGGGAGGATGTGCCCCCGTTTGGCCCGCCTCTTCCAAACCCTCCCATATTTACAGAG GGTTCCGTGTTCCGGGAGTTTCTCCTGACCAAACTGATCAACGCAGAGATTTCGTGTTACAGAGCCGAGCGTTTCAGTAAACTGGAG CTGCGCACTCGCTCCTCTCTGCTGGAGGCGCTGAGGTCTGAGCTGTCCTCACGCTCCCAGTGCATGATGGGAAACTCAGCACCGCCCACCAGCACAGTGGCCCCGCCTCCAGAGGGGGGAGGAGGATTCATTGAAAACTTTAAA AGAGCTATAAGAGTGCGCAGTCACTCTTTTGACACGTTGGGAGTTGTGAAGAAGACAGGAGGCCAGAAACAacgtgtaaaacacacacacacacacacacacacacacatacacacagacacacacacgcgtataAATCACTCAGGGTTGCCAAGTCAGtccattgtctttttttttatatcagagGTGAGTGTGCGTCTGCAGGTTGGGGGTTTGAGTATTTTGTGTGGATTCATTCCAACACCAAAACCAGATCCAACTCCAGATCCAACTCCAAAACCAGATCCAACTCCAGATCCAACTCCAAAACCAGATCCAACACCAAAACCAGATCCAACTCCAGATCCAACACCAAAACCAGATCCAACACCAAAACCAGATCCAACACCAACTCCAGATCCAACTCCAACACCAGATCCAACACCAGATCCAACTCCAGATCCAACACCAAAACCAGACACACAGAACTCCTCACTGAACTGCTCGACTCCTTCTCAGAGCTGCACCTTATTTatgatgatatacagtatataa
- the rap1gapl gene encoding rap1 GTPase-activating protein 1 isoform X4 produces MMERRSDSSFSRKRSFTFGAYGGIDRFISDSESSRPETLGHSILDILDSPSNESKPFVPANPNQKVTELFEIIEKLQGSRLDEQRCEFPPPFKSRLLKIGDGLPLILPPKSGGYWIDPPLDRHVETSPTSSSPSFGLETYDIMERDSEAKIYQEFFRHRYHHSFTAVDPSLGPLVLSVCLEEEENRLRVILRMNECSLHATFSVFLFQNFPTAVELAKMLCASVSVSCFEVVSYLKAPELITAFDEHRVSQNFKFGVLYQKEGQLTEEDILSNNEESEEFKHFLSILGQTVKLRGFTGFRGGLDVSHGQTGSEAVFTSFHGREIMFHVSTKLPFTDGDTQQLQRKRHIGNDIVAVVYQEGRTPFLCDVISSHFLHCFIAVRRVKRENGADGGDGGAFQVSITAREDVPPFGPPLPNPPIFTEGSVFREFLLTKLINAEISCYRAERFSKLELRTRSSLLEALRSELSSRSQCMMGNSAPPTSTVAPPPEGGGGFIENFKRAIRVRSHSFDTLGVVKKTGGQKQRVKHTHTHTHTHIHTDTHTRINHSGLPSQSIVFFFISEVSVRLQVGGLSILCGFIPTPKPDPTPDPTPKPDPTPDPTPKPDPTPKPDPTPDPTPKPDPTPKPDPTPTPDPTPTPDPTPDPTPDPTPKPDTQNSSLNCSTPSQSCTLFMMIYSI; encoded by the exons ATGATGGAGAGACGGAGCGACTCGTCTTTCTCCCGGAAGAGGAGTTTTACATTTGGAGCGTATGGAGG GATCGACAGGTTCATCAGTGACAGTGAGAGCAg TCGTCCTGAGACTCTTGGCCACAGCATTCTGGATATTTTAGACTCTCCATCTAATGAAAGCAAACCTTTCGTCCCTGCAAACCCCAACCAGAAG GTGACGGAGCTGTTCGAGATTATTGAAAAGCTGCAG GGCAGCAGATTAGATGAGCAGCGCTGTGAGTTTCCTCCACCTTTTAAA TCGCGGCTGTTGAAGATAGGAGACGGGCTTCCCCTCATTCTGCCCCCTAAGTCTGGAGGCTACTGGATCGACCCTCCCTTGGACAGACATGTTGAGACGAGTCCCACGTCCTCGAGTCCCTCGTTCGGCCTCGAGACCTACGACATcatggagagagacagcgagGCCAAAATCTACCAGGAGTTTTTCAGACACAGG TACCATCACTCGTTCACTGCAGTCGATCCCTCACTCGGGCCACTCgttctctccgtctgtctggaggaggaggagaaccGACTGAGGGTCATTCTCAG GATGAACGAGTGCTCTCTGCACGCGACCTTCTCCGTCTTTCTCTTCCAGAACTTTCCCACAGCTGTAGAGCTCGCAAAG ATGCTGTGTGCCAGCGTGAGCGTGTCCTGTTTCGAAGTGGTCAGCTACCTGAAg gctccAGAGCTGATAACAGCATTTGATGAACACAGAGTGTCTCAAAACTTCAAATTTGGGGTTTTATATCAGAAGGAAGGACAA ttaaCAGAGGAGGACATTCTCAGCAATAATGAGGAGAGTGAGGAGTTTAAACATTTCCTGTCTATTCTGGGACAAACTGTTAAACTGCGAGGATTCACAGg CTTCAGAGGGGGTCTGGATGTGTCACAtggccaaacaggaagtgaggcggTGTTTACTTCCTTTCACGGCCGAGAGATCATGTTCCACGTATCAACTAAACTGCCCTTTACAGACGGAGATACACAGCAG CTCCAGAGGAAGCGTCACATCGGAAACGACATCGTGGCCGTGGTGTACCAGGAAGGCAGGACGCCGTTTCTCTGTGATGTCATCAGCTCACACTTCCTGCACTGCTTCATCGCTGTGAGGAGGGTAAAACGAGAAAACGGGGCAGACGGAGGGGACGGGGGGGCGTTTCAG gtgtccATCACAGCCAGGGAGGATGTGCCCCCGTTTGGCCCGCCTCTTCCAAACCCTCCCATATTTACAGAG GGTTCCGTGTTCCGGGAGTTTCTCCTGACCAAACTGATCAACGCAGAGATTTCGTGTTACAGAGCCGAGCGTTTCAGTAAACTGGAG CTGCGCACTCGCTCCTCTCTGCTGGAGGCGCTGAGGTCTGAGCTGTCCTCACGCTCCCAGTGCATGATGGGAAACTCAGCACCGCCCACCAGCACAGTGGCCCCGCCTCCAGAGGGGGGAGGAGGATTCATTGAAAACTTTAAA AGAGCTATAAGAGTGCGCAGTCACTCTTTTGACACGTTGGGAGTTGTGAAGAAGACAGGAGGCCAGAAACAacgtgtaaaacacacacacacacacacacacacacacatacacacagacacacacacgcgtataAATCACTCAGGGTTGCCAAGTCAGtccattgtctttttttttatatcagagGTGAGTGTGCGTCTGCAGGTTGGGGGTTTGAGTATTTTGTGTGGATTCATTCCAACACCAAAACCAGATCCAACTCCAGATCCAACTCCAAAACCAGATCCAACTCCAGATCCAACTCCAAAACCAGATCCAACACCAAAACCAGATCCAACTCCAGATCCAACACCAAAACCAGATCCAACACCAAAACCAGATCCAACACCAACTCCAGATCCAACTCCAACACCAGATCCAACACCAGATCCAACTCCAGATCCAACACCAAAACCAGACACACAGAACTCCTCACTGAACTGCTCGACTCCTTCTCAGAGCTGCACCTTATTTatgatgatatacagtatataa